The Telopea speciosissima isolate NSW1024214 ecotype Mountain lineage chromosome 11, Tspe_v1, whole genome shotgun sequence genome includes the window caatcttccacttcccacttgaatccttgccgcatctacgccggaatcacttggagaacaaacttcttagcacatctgtgaagcctttccattatttcaggtaaaaccatattctcaaaattgattttttttagggaaatgcttgatcaacatgtttgtttgtgatgaaataaatatatgttagacaccggaagccgatctatgacttcacagtgtcgaaatttttttttggtatatatattatttatttatttttctatttcaaaaattggatttatttacaacaaaaatcaaaaaataataggggttatgtatattgtatggtgatgaattaaatatatgttagacaccattggccgatctatggcttcatggtgtcaaaaatatttttctgccaataattaattattttaattttcaaaaattataaaaaatatttaaaaaattcaaaaaaatagcaaaaaataagaaataatatgaggtttttgttttaaaattactgaaaaatataaaagtaaattgtacatacttcttatttgctacccatttacatatctttttgattttgttgtgctaggccaatatttatttgaaaaatatttttaaaaattatttttaaatatgagaaaaatatgagggttaggggaaaaatactaaatagttatatacttatatacttgtgttagtgctcttaaatcttaattcttaaacatttcaaattttaaactaaaagaattgatgtgcttcagtgattaatgaattgtcttttattcatgcaacaataaactagtctgattatgacgaaccgtggtaaacgacagagccagaggcaagaggggtagaggcagccggcccagacccagggggaggggagcacacccaggcgcactaggggtgacattgcatggttgcatggcactccaattgatggggataaaagaaaatcccaatgcaactattgtcacatgcagtttttgggaggtggtgccactacactcaaacaacatctagcttggaattctcctgaagtggtcgcatgtcatatggtccctgtggaggtatctagggctgtcattgattacatgaagggagggagtaagaggaaggctcagagggagaaagcaaaagtagatcttgaggaagcagtgaggtgtacagcgggaggccaatcaagccatcgtgctgatggtgatgatgacagtgatgatgtctatgttcctgatgatatagagactgagcaagaggctagggattAGAGACGAGCACTGATGATGAGCAGAGccagttatcatgaggatcaggagagagtcgagagacagagagtaggtagtagtggaggagctagtaCCTCTAGAGCTGCTGCTAGTagtagtggaggaggtgggttgcctaatccctttaggagatcacagaATATGAGGGCAGCTccccctccgcctccaccaccacaagatgacccagcacttcaccaagcacctggtgtttatagaaagaaaggcaacaaacaaccaaaaatcaagggagcatggaaaaatctgaaggggatggtaaaggaatctatagctaagtggatgttataccataccatcccagcaaacacagcacaaggccccttttatcagactatgatagattccattgctgaggctgacccagggtataaggggcccaccccatatgagattatgaatgtgtatttgccccaacagaagagagagcttgaagactacatcaatgaaatgagggggctgtgggagaactatggggtgaccataatgtgtgatggttggactggtcctacaagaaagtccatcatcaactttatggtgtattgtgatgggaggacagtctttctgaagtctgttgatgcatccaaggagaaaaatgatgcaaagtatatctacaaattactgaaggaagtggtagaagatgtaggagtgaggaacgttgtccaaattgtaacggacaacggaagcaactacaagagtgccggtgagaggttgatgcaaaacaataagtaccggttgttttggactccatgtgctgcccattgtatagacctcatgttgaaggacatgggaaagatcaaattggtacatgttgtggaaaaggcaaggcaaatgaccaactttgtctacaaccatgggtttgcactaaacctcttgagggagaagtgtgggggtgacttagtgaggccaggcataactagattcgccaccaactacattgcactcaagagtatagaaaccaagaagtctggactgagatcaatgtttgcttctgaagactggttcgactggaatgggtccaatacccatggtggtagggaagcataagctacaatttcatcagatgacttttggtctaagttgcataaagtggtacaacttctggacccagtggtcaaggttttgcatatagttgattcaACTATCAAGGGACCAACTatgccacatctatatgctgccatagacttgatgaatgaaggtgtttacaatgcaaatccacgaggtaccaaacactttctcaaaattatcaaggagcgctgggaaaatcaacttatgcatccactgcataaggctggtgagtgtacactctttgttttttatgcaattacatcttttaaagttaatttgaaggatatattactaactagtcaatatgtaatgtcaatttcaacatattatttgaaccccaaataccaatacagtcataggcttgggttgaataatagtcttattgacgcaatcaaagaagtagttgccaagttggagccgaatagtaaattacaggtgatatgcaacaatgaggtgagtcttataagttataattcatttggaattactcaattcaatactaaatagtaatgagtcattactaattttaaatatttttcaaatgattatagttgaagacttttagggatgcataaggaagttttggaaccgatgctgcagagcaaggccggacacgcggtgatgccgatactcattagtcattacttcattagtcattactcaattcaatatcttattcttttgaaatgaaggtgacatgtctcttttgttgtaatgcaacTGAATGGTGAgtgttgtatgggggttcggCAGACAATTTAcgaaaaatagcaatcaaggttctctcccagacatgttcaGTATCTAGCTGTGAACGGAATTagagtacattttctctcatccattcaaagaggagaaatagattgggttatgaacgtctctctgacttagtgtatgtgcattataatttgaggttgaagatgcaacacatacgcatgggacaagagggtatcagggaaaatatcgatctcgccgacattttccaggtggagtcagatgatgaagatcttattgttgattgggtgagggatagaggtgagccagtgttagatcagcctggacgtagacctgaccccatgatagctgaacacatagaagctgatgtggatgacttcatggctgtagagggtgaggtacatgcacgggacgcgtcacccataccgttccagtctactggtggtgttgatgaggaggatgaagattggtctatgtcatctggtggagatggtgatgatggaggtgatgatgaaaGTAATGATGGatgtgatgatgatggtgatggtagtcaagcatatgagggaactcgagtcccgtttgtggtacaagagcagcaagaggcaaTCTGTGCCCCCACCGGCCCCACACCAACCACATGGCCCACATCatccacctcgacctactcaAGAAAGCAGCGTGGCCAATCCCGTCctggtggtcgtggtagtggtactagtaggcagactgagcttatggacattgatgccctatctagctctgttggtggactgagtattggcgatagagacagtagatcgagtgggcatttccgtgccccatcttttcatgtagacagcagtccatctctagcacaatcagagcatggttcatctcattcacatccatgtaGCGAAGGACATTCTGGGCAGTACCCTTGGGGGCAGcagcctatatcttctccatccattcccagttttgagtatgactcccactcacaaggatatagtggatcgtcttttgtgcatgacttcttttcctacactcggctacccaacccaccacgGCACCGCacaacccgtacatgctcccgcagagccgtcatatgactcatatcatagtagatcagtgggtagtacttcttcacagtttggtgacctatatcctaggataggttatcttcaacatgttgatgatgcagtttacatggccactgtggatgactacactcgcttcttctcccagactatgacgtggcatgcatttgtcttacagtcggagagcaatacacgtcggctccgaccctgagtggggttgatcctggacggcgaagtagttattattagcaaatttgtaaacatttgagatgaatgatgactagttgactacttgacttgtaaccttgtaggggacaattggggatattgacatattgtgatttggaatgtttgatatcatcttcttaaatcttaactcttaagttgttatttgttaacttgttattgacttgatgtcttatgtacttaatattatgatttatgacttaacttatgagtcattatatttctaacttagttccaagtcaatttacttgtttaatgtacaatgtgtaattaactaagttatacacttatacattagggttcgaccgtacgttgccaatcaatggtgtacatccaaaacaccattttgggtgactatttttgcaatttgaacatttaaatgtgtttatatagcctaaaatagggtttccatgaagtttcaggccttaacttggcctaaaacccaccgaaatgacctatcgaaacataccagaaaaaatacaatatttcgaccgaaatatccaaaatttcgaatatttcggtcagctcgaaatactgaaacgaaacgagttctcgaactatgctccCAGATCGAAGAGGCTGAAACTGAGAGAATCTAGATGATGTAAGTACATAATCCAAGGAACTAAAATGAAAATGCAGCAGTAAAATAAAGGAGTACTAGatgggagaaaagaaaacagagaagttCTCTAATGAATTGTTAACAAGAATTTAGATtgaaaaataaagaggaaacataCAGAATAAAGCTATCAACAAGCTTTAAAATAGCAGTTGTTCTCTATATACATGTGCCTCTCCAAACTAATCCGAAATTAGTTTCTGCATTACTCCAAAACCAATCAATCAGGCATCAActcatcaaaataaataaataaataaataggcaTCAAGATTATTAACAAAAGCAATGTTCCCCATATCATAAAAAAACCCATGTGTCATCTGCTACACTACATGAATTCAGACGGTTTCCTCACTTTTTAAAACCATTTCCAGGTGCAAATTTGGCCTAAATAATTTGAATGAAACATCCCCTTGTGTATGCATATGGTAGTGACGAGAAGAAGATCTACAGGTTACCAGAAAAATGCTGGCGCTgggagaggggaaaaaaattagGAACACCTTTATCAGTTAAATAGACCAAGGTGACATTTAAAAATTTAATGTCCTCAGGTCATATTCCATGCTTTCACCAAATCATAAAACCTAAACAAATTACACAAACATTGACAGAGAATCAGAAAGGGGGAAACAACAATTGCTTGTCATTGCAAGTAATCAAAGAGGGAAATTATCAGGGAATTTCATGAAGGATCAAGATCTGGTAATGAAGTAAATGCAGGTCCAGATGGCCCATCAGTATCTCTCTCAAAATCAAATGACTCGTTTGCCATGAAAGTTTCATCCCTCATGACCTCATAGCCACCAGCTGATACTGAGGAGGTTCCATGTGCTAAAACAAACTGGTTGTCGGCCCTTGTGTTCCTATCCTCTGTCCTCCCATGGTCTCCCGGCTCCACCAATTCCCCAGCATATAATGATTTCATGCCCTTCTTACCACGAGCAATcttaaaaatggaaaataggCAGGACCTTAGTCATGCAATAATTTCTAGAAGAGGAGTACTATGTCAGGGTAGTGGAAAGGAAGAACCCACCTTACCTCGCCCATTATGTACATTTCCGACAATACTAAGGCTAATGCCCTACTATAATAGTACAATCTACCAGGAGTTTTATGACAACACTTCAATGAAACCGAAAAATGTAACCATCCTCCAAAAAGTTGGCCACCAATAATTCACCACTGTCATCGAGTCCACAATTCCAACAGAATTTACAACGGTCAGAATGCTTGATATCCCCTGATTGGTCCACCAGACCATTGAATGGATGCCCACAACCCCCTGCTTCCAATCGTCCCCCCACCccccagaaaaagaaaacataaattgTGAATAAATAAACAACCCTACACTAACTCATCGTGAAGCCAGAAACTGGTAGTATAGCTTCTTCCTATCCTCAAACCCTGACTGAGTAGTCCTCATTTAGAGAAGATTTAACAAATTAAAATTGAGCTACAGAGAGGAAATGCCTATACAAGACCTCAAATGATAAACTATGATGATTGATACTTACGTATTTTCCAGAGCTTTCTTCTTTGTAGACAATAAAGAAATCACCAGTTCGAAGGCTGTGCATTCTTACAAAATCTCCTGATAGATAAGTATAAGCAGAAAATGTAGAGTATGATTCAGAACACATGTTACAAAttgaaaaatggagaaaatattTTAGTGATAACATCATAAGTTTTGACATGCCTGTATTTTCCATAACATACATCCTACTTCTGTTGTTTGGCCAATACCTGAACAGATAGTTCAAagttaaattaaaaaattggaGAGTCTTAGTAAACGAAGCCTTTAGATGGATGCCCATGTTCTGTGGAGAGACGTCAAAAAAACATTAGAAGTACAGTAGCATGTTTTAGCATTTAGTACCTCAATTAGAGCTTGTCCAAAGAGAGATTTGATTGTAGGaagcaaaaacaaaagaggcaaaaaagagaaaaggaagaagaagaaaataaaagggagcTTACTTTTCTTTTGAGATGGGGGTGGATGGGATTGATTGAATACATTGGATCGAAACATAATGGACAAACAATGGCAACACATAATATGAAACAAGCAAAAAGCTAAGGAAGAGCAAACCACAAAAAGCACATGGATTACGCCTGATTCACCAACCAACAGCTACATCCATGGCTGAAGATAATCTACACAAAAGCTTccataaccaaaagaaaaagaaagagtaaaacCAATAGAGGATAATTCGAAGATGAAGCTTTAAAAGAGGACATTGTACCCCTACACACTAAGACTTGTAGGAGAAATGTAGGTATTGTAGCAAAGCCCTTAATTTATATAATTTAAATTTCTAATGATCAGTAACTAAATTTTATGGGAAGAGTGGAAGACGTTTCCTGCACAGCTACGAAGTTAGCAATCTTTGCATGAGGACCTGGTTCTGCCCCGTGGCAACTCGGATGGGGTTTGGATTTTGTGAACAGGTGGATCCCAAAGCCcacctgctcacatgtcaaatttcagcccaattTCGGAGTTGGCCACATGACGAAACAAATCACTAAAAATTCTAGGACTACGGAAAGGGTGGATGGGACTACAGTGGAGCGCATGGACATACATTGGGAGGGCAGGCCATTATATGGAAtgataaatgattgaatttgagactGAAATTGGACAGGAGGCCATCCAGACCATTCCTTAGATATCCAATGGCGGATTGACAACAACAAAGTACACTACGCAAAGAtcctcacacacacacacagaaaccATAGTGCTCTAGCAACCTTGCGACAGACCTATGACAATTCTAAGACACACCAAGGCAGACACAACAAATAGTTTAGAACAGATCTGCAAGCAATCCCTATATTTATCAAACGCTATTAAATAGATCGgcaaagcatagttgtcacagcaaTTAGGCGACCAAAGGGCATTGGAGAGGCACCTATGCGACAGGGAGCCTGCCTAAGCGCCCTAGGCATGCATGCAATATATGATAGCAATggtaattttatataattatatttatgtttatatgcatcatagaagccatatcaatgcaatacgATATAATTATGATGGTAATGatctaatatgagaaaaccaacatacaataaaaaaaagcataggatataatataagcatattgattaaaaaaaaacaaaacaataaacataatcAACATAAACTCGTGAAGTATCAATAACACGTGTTGTCGCCTTTGGACCAAGaaagcctggacgcctaggcacaCAGCCTAGACAACTATGCAGCAAAGGACTGATAACATCTGATTAGTAATTTGGCTAACATTTCAAAGGTTTCCACAATATTTGCAATGTTTTCATGGTGTCCATGAAATATTTCCATTTTCATATGGAATGAGATATCGTTGACTGGCAGCCCAGTAGGTTACTTTGGAGCTTCGGTGGGAATCAGGCAAGGATGCCCTCTATCTCCTTACCTTTTCACGCTGGCTTTGGAAGTTCTATCTAGAAAAATCCAAATCAGCACTGACCTTCAGCATATCTCCCCTTTGCCCAAGTGTAAGGCTATCAAACTAACTCACTTGGCTTTTGCTGATGAcctgatgatcttctcaaaggcctccattgctTCCCTCGAGTCAGCCTTAATTTGTCTGCAGCAATTCTATGTGCTTTCAAGCCTCCGCACAAACCCGTCCAAGTCCTTTCTGTTCTTTGCTGGAGTTTCTGAGCAAGACAAAGCTGGTTTTTTAGAAAAATCAGGTTTCCATGAGGGGCAGCTTCCAGTCCAGTACTTGGGGCTTCCTTTGATTCCTGCTAGGCTCTCAGCTCATCACTGCACCCCGATGTTGGATCTTATTAAGAAAAGGCTTCAGTTGTGGAAAGGAAATTTGCTCTCTTATGCTGGCAGATTGATTCTCATCAGATCAGTTTTGGATTCttcctacatttattggtcaggcATATATGGTCTTCCTCAAGCCAGCATCAAATCTATGGAATCTCTCTTGGCAGCCTTTCTTTGGAAGGGCTCCGAACCTTCAAGATTTATGCACCCTCGTTGTTGGGCTGCTGTTTGTCTCCCTAATAAGGAAGGTGGTTTGGGTATTAGAAGAATCAAGGAAGTGAACTTGGTTGACATCATCAAGCTAATTTGAAAAATTGCTACAAATCAGAAAAGCATCTGGGTCGACTGGATTTACTCGGGTTCCCTCCGTCAGGACTCTATTTAGACTGCATTGCCCtcttctgatgcttcttgggatTGGCGAAAGATCCTAGCTTCTTGCCACCTGGTGCATCATGTCATCTGTTCTCAGATTGGGGATGGCCTCTCTTCTTATCTGTGGCTGGACCACTGGGATCCTAGGGGGGTCTTCTTGCACTCTGTCCCCCCTAGACTCATCTATAATTCGGGTCACCATCGGCTCTCTATGGTGGCTGACATTTTGGATCAAGCAGGATGGACCCCCCCCTCTACGGCTCCTTTGCTTATTAGTATCTGGAATGACCTGCACTCCATCACTAGAAGACCTTTGGGAAGGGAGGACTCTATTGTTTGGTCGACTAACacatcatcctcctcctcctctaaaGCAGCATGGGATCTTATTCGTCAAAAAGGTTATTTGGTAATCTGGaggaagcttctttggttcaaacATCACATTCCCCACCATTGCTTCACGGTCTGGAGGGTCTTCACCAATTGCCTTCCAACCCAAGCTTTCCTGTGCCATCGCTAGATTTCAGTCTCTCCCTCATGCTGCCTCTACTGGAACAATGTGGAAGACtttgatcatctcttcttcagcTGTCCTACCTCGGCTGCCATTTGGAAAGGCATTTTATCCAAATGCTGGCCAGCCCCTAGAAGAattctccccttctctcttgagtggatttggattgatatgacttttgctgGCTCCTCCATATGTGACACGGTTGGGAAAATGGCGTTTTGTGCTAcaatcaatcatatttggatggagcagaatatcaggaaatggacctccaactctcgaacttaccagcagatttgggactccatttcttttgaaattaaagcgaAATTGCCGTCTGCCCCTCCATCTTCTTGtcttgataccccaaggaacagactcattgttgtatcctggggtctcccttctgtttcttttgttgGCCCAGGCCCCCATTAGCTGTGGGCTTGCTTTTTGTGCTGGCTGTTTTGTTGCTGCCCCTAAGGGGCTCTTGTAATTGTGCTCTCCTttagtaatttaattatttattcacccaaaaataaGATATTGTTGACAATCTCAGACCTAGAATAACCAGCAACAgtaactagaagaagaagtaaagaatgaagaaactagagagaagagaagaagagagaatagagagaacaATAGAGCTGCCGATTGGAGAGAATAGCTTGTCCCAATTGTTAATAGTAGGGTTGCACTTATAATAAAAACTATAAAAGAACTACAAGTATACCCTTGATACTTATGTAACATACACAAAAGAGACATAAGAGGCTAATAAACAAAGATATTCCAAAATTACCCATGCGGTACtaactcttaacactccccctcaagctggatcaTAAGTATCAGCCACGCCCAACTTGGAACACCCATGAAGAAactcacttttttcttttttttttttaaagcaattTTATTGAACATATAAAAGGGGCCAAtcaagcctatgacagagtacTGGCAAAGAAAGCTACAACTTAAAAGGGGACTCAGACCTTAGCCATATTAGCGAGGGCTAACCcgagaaaaaattaaaacaagccTACAGAGGCTCTGCGAGGCTTACCGAGTTGGTCCTTGTCCTATTTGATCTTCGGGGGATCCCAAAATATACACCAGGCCCATCAAAAGCCACACGAGCCAAAAGAGCTTCCTCCTCTAGTGAAAAGGGAGATGAAATCTCCTTTTCTACTATCGTGTCCACCGTTTTAACACCAAGCTTTGCCTTCTTTTGACATCTTCGCCTTGAAGCAGAGATAATATTAGTCTTCAGAATATGTTTCTCACGATTCTGCTTCCATCTCACCACCTTGATGAAAGGGGTCTCATTGCAATTTTCATCCTCATTCCCCAGTGATGAAGCATCATAATGCACCACAGCCAACCTGCCATTATCACGGCACGTCACCGAGACCGGGGAAGAAGCTCCACCTTCCTCAATTGACTGATTTTGTTCTCCTTGTACCGAGACATCTTCTGAAGATGATTCTCGAGTATTCTCCAAAAAAGCCTGTGCCACTCTATTTCCAAGCAATCCAACCTGTTCCACTTCGGTGTTGCCACTTGGCATGTCCAAGGCGCAATGGACCAGCGAGTCACTAACTCTAGAAGTTGAGTGCAATGAGGATTCA containing:
- the LOC122644620 gene encoding uncharacterized protein LOC122644620, with amino-acid sequence MEDMTYSVNWKFKYRYWPNNRSRMYVMENTGDFVRMHSLRTGDFFIVYKEESSGKYIARGKKGMKSLYAGELVEPGDHGRTEDRNTRADNQFVLAHGTSSVSAGGYEVMRDETFMANESFDFERDTDGPSGPAFTSLPDLDPS